Proteins encoded within one genomic window of Couchioplanes caeruleus:
- the scpB gene encoding SMC-Scp complex subunit ScpB: protein MTDERPDSLAAQAASWVPPWERAPRPPDPAYAAAHRPEADAKELDAQLDAPEVDVAGSDVPEAEAAGSDVPEAEAAGSDVPEAEDSELEGEVASGVTGGEAASELLIDGEVAAEPVDAEVPAEAASEPVDGGDESGADGEAVALSAPSSGIPAQGRRGRDGGAASGESSPRTEEVELKPAEEPALKALDDGELRAALEAILLVVDEPVAEMQLAQIVEQATERVAAMLEDISARYTAAGHGFDLRRAAGGWRLYTRPEYAPYVERFVLDGQSVRLTQAALETLAVVAYKQPVTRSRISAIRGVNCDGVMRTLVTRGLIEECGTEGETGAFLYRTTALFLEKLGLNSVDQLPPLAPFLPDDVEEVLDASG from the coding sequence ATGACGGACGAGCGCCCCGACTCCCTCGCCGCGCAGGCGGCCTCGTGGGTTCCGCCATGGGAACGCGCGCCGCGCCCGCCGGATCCCGCCTACGCCGCCGCCCATCGCCCGGAGGCCGACGCGAAGGAGCTCGACGCCCAGCTCGATGCCCCGGAGGTCGACGTTGCGGGGTCGGACGTCCCGGAGGCCGAGGCCGCGGGGTCGGACGTCCCGGAGGCCGAGGCCGCGGGGTCGGACGTCCCGGAGGCCGAGGACTCCGAGCTCGAGGGGGAGGTCGCGTCGGGGGTGACCGGTGGCGAGGCCGCCTCGGAGCTGCTGATCGACGGTGAGGTCGCCGCGGAACCCGTCGATGCCGAGGTCCCGGCTGAGGCCGCATCAGAGCCGGTCGATGGGGGGGACGAGTCCGGCGCCGACGGGGAGGCGGTGGCGCTGAGCGCGCCGAGTTCCGGGATACCGGCTCAGGGCCGTCGAGGCCGGGACGGGGGTGCTGCTTCTGGGGAGTCGTCGCCCCGTACTGAAGAAGTCGAGCTCAAGCCCGCCGAGGAGCCGGCGCTCAAGGCCCTCGACGACGGTGAGTTGCGCGCGGCCCTCGAGGCGATCCTGCTCGTCGTCGACGAGCCGGTGGCCGAGATGCAGCTTGCGCAGATCGTGGAGCAGGCGACCGAGCGGGTCGCCGCCATGCTGGAGGACATCTCGGCGCGGTACACCGCGGCGGGGCACGGATTCGACCTGCGGCGGGCCGCGGGTGGCTGGCGGCTCTACACCCGGCCGGAGTATGCGCCCTACGTCGAGCGGTTCGTGCTCGACGGGCAGTCCGTGCGGCTCACGCAGGCCGCGCTGGAGACGCTGGCAGTGGTCGCCTACAAGCAGCCTGTGACGCGGTCGCGCATCTCGGCCATCCGCGGTGTGAACTGTGATGGCGTGATGCGTACCCTTGTCACGCGCGGCCTCATCGAGGAATGCGGCACCGAGGGCGAGACCGGGGCATTCCTGTACCGGACCACGGCGCTGTTCCTCGAGAAGCTCGGCCTCAACTCGGTCGACCAGTTGCCGCCGCTGGCCCCGTTCCTGCCCGACGATGTGGAAGAAGTGCTCGATGCCTCAGGCTGA
- a CDS encoding pseudouridine synthase: protein MWKKCSMPQADPENSVRLQKVLATAGVGSRRACEDLIFRRRVTVDGRVAQLGDKVDPATAEIHVDGQRIVTDTKLVYLAMNKPRGVVSSMDDEKGRNELADFLGTFEQRIFHVGRLDADSEGLLLLTNDGALAHKLMHPSYGVAKTYLAEVAGPLPRNVGRRLLSGIELEDGPAKVDAFKLVDAVGKTAQVELTLHEGRKHIVRRMMDEVGHPVSRLIRTAVGPIRLGDMRPGGFRHLSNAEIGALFKSVGD from the coding sequence ATGTGGAAGAAGTGCTCGATGCCTCAGGCTGATCCGGAAAACTCCGTGCGCTTGCAGAAGGTCCTGGCGACCGCCGGAGTCGGATCCCGGCGCGCCTGCGAAGACCTGATCTTCCGCCGGCGCGTCACCGTCGACGGCCGGGTGGCCCAGCTCGGCGACAAGGTCGACCCGGCGACCGCGGAGATCCACGTCGACGGCCAGCGGATCGTCACCGACACCAAGCTCGTCTACCTGGCCATGAACAAGCCGCGGGGCGTCGTCTCCAGCATGGACGACGAGAAGGGCCGCAACGAGCTGGCCGACTTCCTCGGCACGTTCGAGCAGCGCATCTTCCACGTCGGCCGCCTCGACGCGGACAGCGAGGGCCTGCTGCTGCTCACCAACGACGGGGCGCTCGCGCACAAGCTCATGCACCCCTCGTACGGGGTGGCCAAGACGTACCTGGCCGAGGTCGCCGGGCCGCTGCCGCGCAACGTCGGCCGCCGGCTGCTCTCCGGGATCGAGCTGGAGGACGGGCCGGCCAAGGTCGACGCGTTCAAGCTGGTCGACGCGGTGGGCAAGACCGCTCAGGTGGAGCTCACGCTGCACGAGGGGCGCAAGCACATCGTGCGGCGGATGATGGACGAGGTCGGGCATCCCGTATCGCGACTGATCCGTACGGCGGTCGGCCCGATCCGGCTCGGCGACATGCGTCCCGGCGGCTTCCGGCATCTGTCGAACGCCGAGATCGGCGCCCTGTTCAAGTCCGTCGGAGACTGA
- a CDS encoding alpha/beta fold hydrolase, which produces MNGDLRVRSGGEGGPLLVLLHGLGATADVWAGWWPVLADRWPGRWVAPDLPGHGGSAPLPKYTFDAFAAAVSPLVEPGGRTYVLGHSLGGVVALALAAAGSPVAGIAGLGIKVAWSADELDRAQALARRPAAWFDTRDEAAVRHLRVSGLTGLLDPADPATDAGLVHEDGRWRLALDGRAFGVGEPDMAGLVARCPAEVTLARGEHDPMNTGEQLGRFGVPVVTLAGLGHNAHVESPERCMTLLEGWA; this is translated from the coding sequence GTGAACGGCGATCTCCGGGTGCGAAGCGGCGGCGAAGGCGGCCCGCTGCTGGTCCTGCTGCACGGGCTGGGCGCGACCGCCGACGTATGGGCGGGCTGGTGGCCGGTGCTGGCCGACCGGTGGCCCGGCCGCTGGGTGGCGCCGGATCTTCCCGGTCACGGCGGTTCCGCGCCGCTGCCGAAGTACACGTTCGACGCCTTCGCGGCCGCGGTGAGCCCCCTCGTGGAACCGGGTGGGCGGACGTACGTGCTGGGGCACTCGCTGGGCGGAGTGGTCGCCCTCGCGCTGGCCGCGGCCGGGTCACCGGTGGCCGGGATCGCCGGGCTCGGCATCAAGGTCGCTTGGAGCGCCGACGAACTGGACCGTGCGCAGGCGCTGGCCCGGCGCCCGGCGGCATGGTTCGACACCCGGGACGAGGCCGCCGTGCGGCACCTGCGCGTCTCCGGGCTCACCGGGCTGCTCGACCCCGCCGACCCGGCGACGGATGCGGGTCTGGTCCACGAGGACGGGCGGTGGCGTCTCGCGCTGGACGGCAGAGCCTTCGGGGTCGGCGAACCGGACATGGCGGGGCTGGTGGCCCGGTGCCCGGCGGAGGTGACCCTGGCGCGCGGCGAGCACGATCCGATGAACACCGGCGAGCAGCTCGGGCGGTTCGGCGTACCGGTCGTCACCCTGGCGGGCCTGGGGCACAACGCCCACGTGGAGAGCCCGGAGCGGTGCATGACGCTTCTGGAGGGGTGGGCCTGA
- the cmk gene encoding (d)CMP kinase, giving the protein MAQVVRPERCVVAVDGPSGSGKSTVSRRLATAIDGVYLDTGAMYRAITWSVLQSGVDLADTDSVVKVAMETDLSIGTDPLAPHFEANGVDVDAAIRGPEVTGAVSAVAAIPQVRTMLVQFQQEIISAASRIVVEGRDIATVVAPDADLKVYLTASAAARAQRRSAEDATDVAATQADLARRDRLDSTRTVDPLRQAVDATELDTTGMGIDEVVNRLLDMLNSKVSS; this is encoded by the coding sequence GTGGCGCAAGTAGTACGGCCCGAGCGGTGCGTGGTGGCCGTCGACGGCCCCTCGGGGTCGGGCAAATCCACCGTTTCCCGGCGTCTCGCCACGGCGATCGACGGCGTCTACCTCGACACCGGCGCGATGTACCGGGCGATCACCTGGTCGGTGCTCCAGTCCGGGGTCGACCTCGCCGACACCGACTCCGTGGTCAAGGTGGCGATGGAGACCGACCTCTCCATCGGCACAGACCCGCTGGCGCCCCACTTCGAGGCCAACGGCGTCGACGTCGACGCGGCCATCCGCGGGCCCGAGGTCACCGGGGCGGTCTCGGCCGTCGCCGCGATCCCGCAGGTGCGCACCATGCTCGTGCAGTTCCAGCAGGAGATCATCTCGGCCGCGTCCCGCATCGTCGTCGAGGGGCGGGACATCGCCACCGTCGTGGCCCCCGACGCCGACCTCAAGGTCTACCTGACCGCGTCGGCGGCCGCGCGCGCCCAGCGCCGCAGCGCCGAGGACGCCACCGACGTCGCGGCGACCCAGGCCGACCTGGCCCGGCGCGACCGGCTCGACTCCACCCGCACGGTCGACCCGCTGCGGCAGGCCGTCGACGCGACGGAACTGGACACCACCGGCATGGGGATCGACGAGGTCGTGAACCGGCTTTTGGACATGCTCAACAGCAAGGTGAGTTCGTGA
- the der gene encoding ribosome biogenesis GTPase Der yields the protein MTFSDGTSADSDEPAGPQPVVAVVGRPNVGKSTLVNRIIGRRQAVVEDVPGVTRDRVPYDAQWNGRRFTVVDTGGWEPDARDRAAAIAAQAEIAVQTADVVVFVVDATIGATDMDEKAVRMLRRSAKPVILVANKADNQAVELEATSLWSLGLGEPHPISALHGRGSGDLLDAILAAMPPAPPIIEGGPRGPRRVALVGRPNVGKSSLLNRVAREERAVVDSVAGTTVDPVDSLVEMDGEIWQFVDTAGLRKRVNQASGTEYYASLRTAGAVEAAEVAVVLLDAAEVISEQDQRVLTQVVEAGRALVIAFNKWDLVDADRRFYLDKEIDRELKRIPWAIRVNISAKTGRAVDKLAPALRRALASWEKRIPTGALNQWLTALTQATPHPVRGGRAPRVLFATQAGVAPPRFVLFTTGPFDAGYQRFVERKLREEFGFEGSPVEVSVRPRKKLGPGGRGKAHG from the coding sequence GTGACCTTTTCCGACGGTACGTCCGCGGACTCCGACGAACCGGCCGGCCCCCAGCCGGTCGTGGCGGTCGTCGGCCGGCCCAACGTCGGCAAGTCGACCCTGGTCAACCGCATCATCGGCCGTCGCCAGGCGGTCGTCGAGGACGTGCCCGGCGTCACCCGCGACCGCGTGCCGTACGACGCCCAGTGGAACGGTCGCCGCTTCACGGTGGTCGACACCGGCGGCTGGGAACCGGACGCCCGCGACCGCGCCGCCGCCATCGCCGCCCAGGCCGAGATCGCCGTCCAGACCGCCGACGTGGTGGTCTTCGTCGTCGACGCCACCATCGGCGCCACCGACATGGACGAGAAGGCCGTGCGCATGCTCCGCCGCAGCGCCAAGCCGGTCATCCTCGTGGCGAACAAGGCCGACAACCAGGCCGTGGAGCTCGAGGCCACGTCGCTGTGGTCGCTCGGACTCGGCGAGCCGCACCCGATCTCGGCCCTGCACGGTCGCGGGTCCGGCGACCTGCTCGACGCGATCCTCGCCGCCATGCCCCCGGCCCCGCCCATCATCGAAGGCGGCCCCCGCGGCCCCCGCCGCGTCGCCCTCGTCGGCCGCCCCAACGTGGGCAAGTCGTCGTTGCTCAACCGCGTCGCCCGCGAGGAACGCGCGGTGGTCGACTCGGTGGCCGGCACCACGGTCGACCCGGTCGACAGCCTGGTGGAGATGGACGGCGAGATCTGGCAGTTCGTCGACACCGCCGGCCTGCGCAAACGCGTCAACCAGGCCTCCGGCACCGAGTACTATGCCTCCCTACGCACCGCCGGCGCGGTCGAGGCGGCCGAGGTCGCCGTCGTCCTCCTCGACGCCGCCGAGGTCATCAGCGAACAGGACCAGCGCGTCCTCACCCAGGTCGTCGAGGCCGGCCGAGCCCTCGTGATCGCCTTCAACAAGTGGGACCTGGTCGACGCCGACCGCCGGTTCTACCTCGACAAGGAGATCGACCGGGAGCTCAAACGCATCCCCTGGGCGATCCGGGTCAACATCTCCGCCAAAACCGGCCGAGCGGTCGACAAGCTCGCCCCGGCCCTCCGCCGAGCCCTGGCAAGCTGGGAGAAGCGCATCCCGACCGGGGCGCTGAACCAGTGGCTGACCGCCCTGACTCAGGCCACGCCGCACCCGGTCCGAGGAGGCCGAGCCCCCCGCGTCCTGTTCGCAACGCAGGCAGGAGTGGCACCGCCGAGGTTCGTGCTGTTCACGACCGGGCCGTTCGACGCGGGGTATCAGCGGTTCGTCGAGCGGAAGCTGCGTGAAGAGTTCGGCTTCGAAGGAAGCCCGGTGGAGGTATCGGTGCGACCCCGCAAGAAGCTCGGCCCGGGTGGGCGAGGAAAGGCACACGGCTGA
- a CDS encoding tyrosine-type recombinase/integrase, whose amino-acid sequence MAIAQHPPIGVSVKADVEYREGRPKPYKARVRWNDPTTGERRSKSHSTATPEEAQDWIDGILRAARGGIDPAAATQPLAEYGADVMPLATRGLERKTLDPYLAGRRLRVVPTLGHIPVPMITNGVVDRAVYSWIADECSRSTVKNTLAILVRVLEQAVRDGVVGQNVARVTGWQREYERAEDELDDPRSLALPNWETLTTLADALVRRSHGQFSGWGHIVVFAACTAARIGEVSGVRAGDIDRKAWIWTVRRQTTPGPGGLIDKGTKGKRARKVPIIDEVRPMVTERLDSASGPDARLFTGPRGGRISTAVLRDATHWDEVVTELGYEHLRRHDLRHTGLTWMADAGVPVHVLRKIAGHGSLTTTQRYLHPDQRSIEDAGTALSAHLNAPRSLDGPRLRAV is encoded by the coding sequence ATGGCCATCGCACAACACCCGCCCATCGGCGTCTCAGTCAAGGCCGATGTGGAGTACCGCGAGGGACGCCCAAAGCCCTACAAGGCAAGGGTGCGGTGGAACGACCCCACGACCGGCGAGCGCCGGTCCAAATCACACTCGACCGCGACACCGGAAGAAGCTCAGGACTGGATCGACGGCATATTGCGAGCAGCGCGCGGCGGGATCGACCCCGCCGCGGCCACGCAGCCGCTTGCCGAGTACGGCGCGGACGTGATGCCGCTGGCCACCCGCGGACTGGAGCGTAAGACCCTCGATCCGTACCTCGCCGGCCGGCGGCTGCGGGTCGTGCCGACCCTCGGCCACATCCCGGTCCCGATGATCACCAATGGTGTCGTGGACCGGGCCGTCTACTCATGGATCGCCGACGAGTGCAGCCGCTCCACCGTCAAGAACACTCTCGCGATTCTGGTCAGGGTGCTTGAACAGGCCGTACGCGATGGAGTCGTGGGCCAAAACGTTGCTCGGGTGACCGGCTGGCAACGGGAGTACGAGCGTGCCGAGGACGAGCTTGACGACCCTCGCTCGCTCGCCCTGCCGAACTGGGAAACCTTGACCACCCTCGCGGACGCACTGGTCAGGCGTTCGCACGGCCAATTCAGCGGGTGGGGGCACATTGTGGTCTTCGCCGCCTGCACGGCGGCCCGCATCGGCGAAGTGTCGGGCGTACGCGCCGGGGACATCGACCGGAAGGCATGGATCTGGACTGTGCGGAGGCAGACCACACCGGGACCAGGAGGTCTGATCGACAAAGGCACCAAGGGCAAGCGTGCCCGCAAGGTGCCGATCATCGACGAGGTCCGACCGATGGTGACCGAGCGGCTCGACTCCGCCTCCGGACCGGATGCGCGACTGTTCACTGGGCCGCGCGGCGGCCGGATCAGTACCGCGGTACTGCGAGACGCCACGCATTGGGACGAGGTAGTCACTGAGCTGGGCTACGAACACCTACGGCGGCACGACCTCCGGCACACCGGCCTGACGTGGATGGCCGACGCTGGCGTACCCGTGCATGTGCTCCGCAAGATCGCTGGGCACGGATCACTGACCACCACCCAGCGATACCTGCACCCGGATCAACGCTCGATCGAGGACGCCGGAACAGCTCTCAGCGCCCACCTCAACGCGCCTCGGTCGCTCGATGGTCCCCGGTTGCGCGCCGTCTGA
- a CDS encoding helix-turn-helix transcriptional regulator: MTASDHGQVRSKRLGPLNADAIETAESELITTEELARMLRVDSSSIRRWRTAQPPQGPPFIPLSERVIMYARDDVREWLASRRVRPEAA, from the coding sequence GTGACCGCCTCGGATCACGGGCAGGTCCGCAGCAAGCGACTCGGGCCGCTGAACGCCGACGCCATCGAGACTGCAGAGTCCGAACTGATTACCACTGAGGAGCTGGCCAGGATGCTGCGGGTGGATTCATCCAGCATCCGCAGATGGCGGACAGCCCAGCCGCCGCAAGGTCCACCCTTCATCCCGCTATCCGAACGGGTGATCATGTACGCCCGCGACGACGTACGGGAATGGCTGGCGAGCCGACGAGTGCGCCCGGAAGCCGCCTAA
- a CDS encoding ParB/RepB/Spo0J family partition protein, which yields MPTRPTFKTIEVARIDPDPDQPRKEFKQKELDELAASLKANGQLQAIVVRYDKSTRRYMIVVGERRWRAAQRGGLATLNAQVFDVDDDRAFELQIAENVNRLDMSPMEEAAAYDVLHRRGWEISRIATAYGKTEPYVQWRIDLLNLNPDAKDLVEKGHLPINAAWHVCRLPADAQQRFLVKWARGDFKSPRDAEEFAKACKHVEAQGSFFSLDESQHTEEKREEVAAARRRVVTKIERLAAAGEILTELAGTDPAELAQVLVGADGGIVAYQERVGHLQAAAGKAVTALRKAAAIAAAVTIDIDPAALAEVASVGEGEPDMASTGDAVADDSGSDSDAPEEEAGERSDADFALASA from the coding sequence ATGCCTACCAGGCCGACGTTCAAGACGATCGAGGTCGCACGCATCGACCCCGACCCGGACCAGCCGCGCAAGGAATTCAAACAAAAGGAGCTCGACGAGCTGGCCGCGTCGCTCAAAGCCAACGGGCAGCTCCAGGCGATCGTTGTGCGCTATGACAAGTCGACCCGGCGCTACATGATCGTCGTCGGAGAGCGCCGATGGCGTGCTGCGCAACGGGGCGGCTTGGCAACGCTGAACGCCCAGGTGTTCGACGTCGACGATGACCGCGCATTCGAGCTGCAGATCGCGGAGAACGTCAACCGGCTGGACATGTCGCCGATGGAGGAGGCGGCGGCCTACGACGTGCTGCACCGTCGCGGGTGGGAGATCTCCCGGATCGCCACGGCGTACGGCAAGACCGAGCCGTACGTGCAGTGGCGCATCGACCTGCTGAACCTGAACCCGGACGCCAAGGACCTGGTTGAGAAGGGGCACCTGCCCATCAATGCGGCCTGGCACGTGTGCCGGCTGCCGGCCGATGCGCAGCAGCGCTTCCTGGTCAAGTGGGCCCGCGGCGACTTCAAGAGCCCCCGAGACGCCGAGGAGTTCGCCAAAGCCTGCAAGCACGTCGAGGCGCAGGGCAGCTTCTTCTCACTTGACGAGTCGCAGCACACCGAGGAGAAGCGAGAAGAGGTCGCTGCCGCCCGCCGCAGGGTCGTCACGAAGATCGAGCGGCTTGCCGCCGCAGGCGAGATCCTGACCGAACTCGCGGGCACCGACCCGGCGGAACTCGCCCAGGTGCTCGTCGGCGCCGACGGCGGGATCGTCGCCTACCAGGAGCGCGTCGGTCACCTGCAGGCCGCCGCGGGCAAGGCGGTGACGGCGCTGCGCAAGGCCGCCGCGATCGCCGCGGCCGTCACCATCGACATCGACCCTGCCGCCCTCGCCGAGGTCGCCAGCGTCGGCGAGGGTGAGCCGGACATGGCGTCGACCGGCGACGCCGTCGCCGACGACTCCGGCAGCGACAGCGACGCCCCCGAGGAAGAGGCCGGCGAGCGCTCCGACGCCGATTTCGCCCTCGCCTCCGCCTGA
- a CDS encoding helix-turn-helix transcriptional regulator produces the protein MAAEAEPPPRTLADKLRHLVATVHPPNRGPFSYREIAEEIRTRQQPGERAISHTQIADLCAGRSSNPQQRTLVLLAGFFKVPVAYFFDETVEQQQNQQMEMIAALRDTQAQQLALRLNGLSPKSINLVADLISRVREWEGLDDGPR, from the coding sequence ATGGCTGCCGAAGCCGAGCCACCGCCGCGGACGCTTGCTGACAAGCTCCGCCACCTGGTCGCCACCGTTCATCCTCCGAACCGGGGGCCGTTCTCATACCGGGAGATCGCTGAGGAGATCCGGACGCGACAGCAGCCCGGTGAGCGAGCCATCTCGCACACTCAGATCGCCGACCTCTGTGCGGGGCGCAGCTCCAACCCGCAGCAGAGGACGTTGGTGCTGCTGGCAGGGTTCTTCAAGGTCCCGGTCGCGTACTTCTTCGATGAGACCGTCGAGCAGCAACAGAACCAGCAGATGGAAATGATCGCGGCCTTGCGCGATACCCAGGCGCAACAGCTGGCGCTGCGCCTGAACGGCTTGTCGCCCAAGAGCATCAACTTGGTGGCCGACTTGATCAGTCGAGTCCGCGAGTGGGAGGGGCTTGACGACGGACCGCGGTGA